In a single window of the Nicotiana tomentosiformis chromosome 8, ASM39032v3, whole genome shotgun sequence genome:
- the LOC138898021 gene encoding DNA polymerase II subunit B4-like, producing the protein MIKGEDEKERIDKEPFNCLSFNTEDEGDDEGEEEGGEVASHKEHQAQDTAHNNDEKKSEKEEESGEEKKSENEDQFGEQVRDSGEKEKDSEEEGDFESEGEEEENGSESEEENASEESEGSMAIGNTIIEK; encoded by the coding sequence ATGATTAagggggaagatgagaaagaacgAATAGATAAAGAGCCTTTTAATTGTCTATCTTTCAACACTGAGGATGAGGGTGATGACGAAGGTGAGGAAGAAGGGGGAGAGGTAGCTAGTCATAAAGAGCACCAGGCTCAGGATACGGCTCATAATAATGATGAAAAAAAGAGTGAGAAAGAGGAGGAATCTGGAGAAGAAAAGAAGAGTGAGAATGAAGATCAGTTTGGTGAACAAGTGAGAGATTCTGGAGAGAAAGAAAAAGATAGTGAGGAAGAAGGTGACTTTGAGAGTGaaggtgaagaagaagaaaatggaaGTGAGAGTGAGGAAGAGAATGCAAGTGAGGAATCTGAAGGCTCTATGGCTATTGGGAACACTATCATAGAAAAATAA
- the LOC104099709 gene encoding flocculation protein FLO11-like, whose amino-acid sequence MSKSSQTSSKEKSSSKTEAKPKNMKPKPKKSEKSTSEPPPTPVPSPHIPSTVPAPSSFALVAPAIPTSTGPSSPKSHSHTPVSTSKFNYKPTKIKAASRKPAKSDKVVIRATTKEDTMNKEVVAKGESTSTTDQVKLPTSKLDDLVSAI is encoded by the coding sequence ATGTCTAAATCAAGCCAAACTTCCTCTAAGGAAAAATCCTCATCCAAGACTGAAGCAAAACCCAAGAACATGAAGCCCAAAcctaaaaaaagtgaaaaatcaACTAGTGAACCTCCACCCACACCAGTTCCCTCTCCACATATACCCTCTACTGTACCTGCACCATCATCCTTCGCTCTTGTTGCACCCGCTATTCCCACCTCTACTGGACCTTCATCTCCAAAATCACATTCCCATACACCTGTGTCTACTTCAAAATTCAACTATAAACCCACTAAGATCAAGGCTGCATCAAGAAAACCAGCTAAGAGTGACAAGGTGGTGATTCGTGCTACTACTAAGGAAGACACAATGAATAAGGAAGTTGTGGCTAAAGGGGAATCTACGTCGACTACTGATCAGGTAAAATTACCTACATCAAAGTTAGATGATCTAGTTTCTGCTATTTAA